Proteins from a single region of Eublepharis macularius isolate TG4126 chromosome 9, MPM_Emac_v1.0, whole genome shotgun sequence:
- the MDM2 gene encoding E3 ubiquitin-protein ligase Mdm2 isoform X2 — protein sequence MCNTKMASSADDPTAGTSGINQTDHEALVKPKPLLLKLLKFAGAQKDTFTMKEVIFYIGQYIMSKHLYDEKQQHIVHCANDLLGDLFGVQSFSVKEHRQLYLMISKNLTTVNHQDSSNVNTSVNQSRSPLENGNAIKESVQESSEATTSRRRARSETEENALEEPNDERQRKRHKSDSISLTFDESLSWCVVSGLYCDGSNGSSSSGSVSSPDNNANSLSGNSDWLDQDSLSDQFSVEFEVESIYSEDYSPDEDVQELTDEDDEIYQVTIYQTEESDMDSFDDDPEISLADYWKCSKCNEMNPPLPRHCPRCWALRENWLPDKKSEKPQGSKCEDAMPMDPEEGFDVPDCKKGKTDESKEVDEAEQTCESQESEEYSQPSTSSSMLCSSQEDLKEPEKEEAEDKDGGTESNLPLSSIEPCVICQSQPKNGCIVHGRTGHLMSCYACAKKLKKRNKPCPVCRQPIEMILRTYFC from the exons ATGTGCAATACTAAGATGGCTTCTTCCGCTGACGACCCCACTGCGGGCACATCCGGCATCAACCAAACGGATCACGAAGCGCTG GTTAAACCCAAGCCACTATTGTTAAAACTTTTAAAGTTTGCTGGTGCACAAAAAGATACTTTTACTATGAAGGAG GTAATATTCTATATTGGTCAGTATATTATGTCTAAACATCTATATGATGAAAAGCAACAACATATTGTCCATTGTGCAAATGATCTTCTTGGTGATCTCTTTGGAGTACAGAGTTTTTCCGTAAAAGAACACAG GCAGTTATATTTGATGATTTCCAAAAACCTGACAACAGTCAATCATCAAG ACTCTAGTAATGTTAACACATCTGTGAATCAGTCCAGGTCCCCGCTAGAAAATGGAAATGCTATAAAG GAATCAGTGCAAGAGTCAAGTGAAGCAACTACTTCTAGAAGGAGAGCACGTAGTGAAACAG aaGAAAATGCTTTAGAAGAGCCTAATGATGAAAGACAGAGAAAACGGCATAAATCAGACAGCATTTCCCTTACATTTGATGAAAGCCTCTCTTGGTGTGTAGTAAGTGGTTTGTATTGCGATGGAAGCAACGGCAGCAGTTCATCTGGCTCTGTATCAAGCCCT GATAATAATGCCAATTCTCTAAGTGGAAATTCAGATTGGTTAGACCAGGATTCACTTTCAGATCAGTTCAGTGTTGAGTTTGAAGTTGAATCCATCTATTCAGAAGACTACAGCCCTGATGAAGATGTACAAGAACTTACAGATGAGGATGATGAA ATATATCAAGTAACTATATATCAGACTGAAGAGAGCGATATGGATTCATTTGATGATGATCCTGAAATTTCACTAGCT GATTATTGGAAATGCTCAAAATGCAATGAAATGAACCCACCCCTTCCTCGCCATTGCCCCAGATGCTGGGCTCTTCGGGAGAACTGGCTCCCTGATAAGAAGAGCGAAAAGCCTCAAGGGAGCAAGTGTGAAGATGCTATGCCAATGGATCCTGAGGAGGGCTTTGATGTTCCAGACTGTAAGAAAGGAAAGACGGACGAAAGTAAAGAGGTGGATGAAGCAGAACAGACTTGTGAATCTCAGGAAAGTGAAGAATACTCCCAACCATCTACATCTAGCAGTATGCTTTGCAGCAGCCAAGAAGACTTGAAAGAGCCTGAGAAAGAAGAGGCTGAAGATAAAGATGGAGGCACAGAGTCAAACCTTCCTCTCTCCAGTATAGAGCCTTGTGTCATATGTCAAAGTCAGCCTAAAAATGGTTGCATTGTACATGGAAGGACAGGACATCTTATGTCATGTTATGCATGTGCAAAGAAACTGAAGAAGCGCAATAAGCCCTGTCCAGTCTGCAGGCAGCCAATAGAGATGATTCTAAGGACTTACTTTTGCTAG
- the MDM2 gene encoding E3 ubiquitin-protein ligase Mdm2 isoform X1, with amino-acid sequence MCNTKMASSADDPTAGTSGINQTDHEALVKPKPLLLKLLKFAGAQKDTFTMKEVIFYIGQYIMSKHLYDEKQQHIVHCANDLLGDLFGVQSFSVKEHRQLYLMISKNLTTVNHQDSSNVNTSVNQSRSPLENGNAIKQESVQESSEATTSRRRARSETEENALEEPNDERQRKRHKSDSISLTFDESLSWCVVSGLYCDGSNGSSSSGSVSSPDNNANSLSGNSDWLDQDSLSDQFSVEFEVESIYSEDYSPDEDVQELTDEDDEIYQVTIYQTEESDMDSFDDDPEISLADYWKCSKCNEMNPPLPRHCPRCWALRENWLPDKKSEKPQGSKCEDAMPMDPEEGFDVPDCKKGKTDESKEVDEAEQTCESQESEEYSQPSTSSSMLCSSQEDLKEPEKEEAEDKDGGTESNLPLSSIEPCVICQSQPKNGCIVHGRTGHLMSCYACAKKLKKRNKPCPVCRQPIEMILRTYFC; translated from the exons ATGTGCAATACTAAGATGGCTTCTTCCGCTGACGACCCCACTGCGGGCACATCCGGCATCAACCAAACGGATCACGAAGCGCTG GTTAAACCCAAGCCACTATTGTTAAAACTTTTAAAGTTTGCTGGTGCACAAAAAGATACTTTTACTATGAAGGAG GTAATATTCTATATTGGTCAGTATATTATGTCTAAACATCTATATGATGAAAAGCAACAACATATTGTCCATTGTGCAAATGATCTTCTTGGTGATCTCTTTGGAGTACAGAGTTTTTCCGTAAAAGAACACAG GCAGTTATATTTGATGATTTCCAAAAACCTGACAACAGTCAATCATCAAG ACTCTAGTAATGTTAACACATCTGTGAATCAGTCCAGGTCCCCGCTAGAAAATGGAAATGCTATAAAG CAGGAATCAGTGCAAGAGTCAAGTGAAGCAACTACTTCTAGAAGGAGAGCACGTAGTGAAACAG aaGAAAATGCTTTAGAAGAGCCTAATGATGAAAGACAGAGAAAACGGCATAAATCAGACAGCATTTCCCTTACATTTGATGAAAGCCTCTCTTGGTGTGTAGTAAGTGGTTTGTATTGCGATGGAAGCAACGGCAGCAGTTCATCTGGCTCTGTATCAAGCCCT GATAATAATGCCAATTCTCTAAGTGGAAATTCAGATTGGTTAGACCAGGATTCACTTTCAGATCAGTTCAGTGTTGAGTTTGAAGTTGAATCCATCTATTCAGAAGACTACAGCCCTGATGAAGATGTACAAGAACTTACAGATGAGGATGATGAA ATATATCAAGTAACTATATATCAGACTGAAGAGAGCGATATGGATTCATTTGATGATGATCCTGAAATTTCACTAGCT GATTATTGGAAATGCTCAAAATGCAATGAAATGAACCCACCCCTTCCTCGCCATTGCCCCAGATGCTGGGCTCTTCGGGAGAACTGGCTCCCTGATAAGAAGAGCGAAAAGCCTCAAGGGAGCAAGTGTGAAGATGCTATGCCAATGGATCCTGAGGAGGGCTTTGATGTTCCAGACTGTAAGAAAGGAAAGACGGACGAAAGTAAAGAGGTGGATGAAGCAGAACAGACTTGTGAATCTCAGGAAAGTGAAGAATACTCCCAACCATCTACATCTAGCAGTATGCTTTGCAGCAGCCAAGAAGACTTGAAAGAGCCTGAGAAAGAAGAGGCTGAAGATAAAGATGGAGGCACAGAGTCAAACCTTCCTCTCTCCAGTATAGAGCCTTGTGTCATATGTCAAAGTCAGCCTAAAAATGGTTGCATTGTACATGGAAGGACAGGACATCTTATGTCATGTTATGCATGTGCAAAGAAACTGAAGAAGCGCAATAAGCCCTGTCCAGTCTGCAGGCAGCCAATAGAGATGATTCTAAGGACTTACTTTTGCTAG